One segment of Leptospirillum ferrooxidans C2-3 DNA contains the following:
- a CDS encoding tetratricopeptide repeat protein, whose protein sequence is MSFKTWVSAGLVPLIFGTILGGCHMESGSGAASSGYGETVIARSKPLPVDPPRPWQSYYHELQSYINQDFGNPFMALEETEKVLHYRPKSLSMRLRKAHLQEKTGDEKGAIETLKKLTLDYPKRISPWLYLARIERVQALRISDPTLRNMRFEDIITLYRQHVLPLDPLKSEVYVAIDDLYNRTGQPDKGIEVLKEGVDKNPTSSYLPFYLGFQLAREKDFKGAKDAFSLSVKRNSGFEPGWESLGDLAATLGNFPEADKNYRIILDRIHPGDPQVEGKLLKDLLSEGKTREAISFLGQVIKEHPDDERFGLILTSLLLEDNQLDRAIGEIQSIVQENPGDEKLLSFLGSVYERSLHLPEAVDTYRLMIQRFPSSDMGYFLLGDLYRRLENPKAAIKNFLKAEKLAPSKWEIPFSISLAEMDLKRFPVAQKYLSKAMELRPDSAVLYFNRGVLFDQWNHKKYLKQSQRDLERSIALDPKMADALNYLGYTWVVDNGNLIAARYLILRALTVDPKNGSFRDSIGWCYFRMGQIYKALREESTAYGLMPHDATVLAHLARIEMAVAKDLSGNSTTPRRQAIISQSAAMSSLSQKNFSKEFSIKRLKEDARFHLRASIMRHPMKTKRVALYKKWFAKEDPSFQHDFFEAKRQWKLLHPAKGRPSIYRVRTGDTLETVAAKGIIYGDPRYWRTLFRANSPEVQNPNKLPWGLILRIPSSPSSSDGREHSASGTRAGILSYGSKGNGHVD, encoded by the coding sequence ATGTCTTTCAAAACCTGGGTGTCAGCAGGTCTTGTTCCTCTGATATTTGGAACCATACTGGGTGGTTGCCATATGGAGTCGGGTTCGGGAGCAGCCTCATCAGGATATGGCGAGACAGTGATTGCCAGATCGAAACCTTTGCCTGTTGATCCGCCACGACCTTGGCAATCCTACTACCATGAGCTTCAGTCCTATATCAATCAGGACTTTGGAAATCCTTTCATGGCTCTGGAAGAAACAGAAAAGGTCCTTCACTATCGACCAAAGTCATTGTCCATGCGACTCAGGAAGGCTCATTTACAAGAGAAGACCGGAGATGAGAAAGGGGCTATTGAAACCCTAAAAAAACTGACTCTTGATTACCCCAAAAGGATATCTCCATGGCTATACCTCGCCAGGATAGAGCGTGTTCAGGCTCTCCGCATTTCAGATCCGACTCTCAGAAATATGCGTTTTGAAGATATTATCACTCTTTATCGGCAACATGTCCTTCCGCTGGATCCTTTGAAATCGGAAGTTTATGTTGCGATTGATGATTTGTATAACCGGACTGGACAACCAGATAAAGGGATCGAAGTCTTGAAGGAGGGAGTCGATAAAAATCCAACATCAAGTTATTTGCCCTTTTATCTGGGTTTCCAGCTTGCAAGAGAGAAAGATTTTAAAGGAGCGAAAGACGCATTCTCCCTTTCTGTGAAAAGAAATTCAGGATTTGAGCCGGGATGGGAGTCTCTGGGAGACTTGGCCGCGACACTTGGGAACTTTCCTGAAGCCGACAAAAATTACCGCATCATCCTGGACAGGATTCACCCCGGTGACCCACAGGTGGAAGGCAAGCTTTTGAAAGATCTTCTTTCTGAAGGAAAAACGAGGGAAGCGATTTCTTTTCTGGGACAGGTTATCAAGGAGCATCCCGATGACGAACGTTTTGGACTTATCCTGACATCCCTTTTATTGGAAGACAACCAGCTTGATCGGGCAATCGGGGAAATCCAGTCGATTGTGCAGGAGAATCCCGGAGATGAAAAGCTCCTATCATTTTTAGGGTCAGTGTATGAGAGATCTCTTCACCTTCCCGAAGCTGTTGATACCTATCGACTGATGATCCAGAGATTTCCCAGTAGTGACATGGGGTATTTTCTCTTGGGTGATCTTTACAGACGTCTTGAAAACCCAAAAGCTGCAATCAAAAATTTTTTAAAAGCGGAAAAGTTGGCTCCTTCCAAATGGGAAATCCCTTTTTCCATATCTCTTGCAGAGATGGATCTGAAGCGTTTTCCGGTTGCGCAGAAGTATTTGTCCAAGGCGATGGAGCTTCGTCCGGACAGCGCCGTTCTGTATTTCAACCGTGGTGTTCTCTTTGACCAGTGGAACCACAAAAAATATTTGAAACAATCCCAGCGCGATCTGGAGAGATCCATTGCTCTGGATCCTAAAATGGCAGATGCCTTGAACTATCTGGGTTACACCTGGGTCGTGGACAATGGGAATCTGATCGCCGCAAGGTATCTTATCCTGAGGGCGCTGACTGTTGATCCAAAGAATGGTTCTTTCAGGGATAGTATCGGGTGGTGTTATTTTCGGATGGGACAGATTTACAAGGCTCTTCGCGAAGAGTCAACAGCCTACGGACTGATGCCGCATGATGCAACGGTTCTCGCACACTTGGCGCGTATTGAAATGGCGGTGGCAAAGGATCTTTCCGGAAATTCCACGACCCCGCGAAGACAAGCGATCATTTCTCAGTCTGCCGCGATGTCTTCTCTTTCACAAAAAAACTTTTCAAAAGAGTTTTCCATAAAAAGGCTGAAGGAAGACGCACGTTTTCATTTGAGGGCATCGATCATGCGTCACCCGATGAAAACAAAAAGGGTTGCTCTTTACAAGAAATGGTTTGCCAAGGAGGATCCCTCTTTCCAGCATGATTTCTTTGAGGCGAAAAGACAGTGGAAACTTCTTCACCCTGCTAAAGGGAGACCATCCATCTACCGGGTCAGAACAGGGGATACACTGGAAACGGTTGCAGCAAAAGGGATTATTTATGGAGATCCCCGATATTGGCGGACTCTTTTCAGGGCGAACTCCCCGGAGGTTCAAAATCCCAATAAACTCCCATGGGGACTGATCCTCAGAATACCTTCCTCTCCATCATCCTCGGATGGACGAGAACACTCAGCATCCGGAACTCGGGCAGGGATTCTTTCATACGGATCGAAAGGAAATGGGCATGTCGACTGA
- a CDS encoding DegT/DnrJ/EryC1/StrS family aminotransferase: protein MSTEKQTSNSVPFFDLTRQYARIESEILPVVTSVLSTQQFILGETVRRFEDQMASWWGLPHAVGVASGTDALILSLKAAGLKPGETVLVPSFTFYASASSIVLSGGIPLFTEVDPRTFNMTSKQLSEILSIRGERRDGFWYDHMTGSRISGIVVVHLYGQMADMSSISAFAKEEGLWIVEDACQAIGAEHYGKPPGCSSVAAAYSFFPTKNLGGGGDGGMIATLNDNIESHLRSLRVHGSLRRYYHDEIGYNSRLDAIQAAILGVKLAHLHSWNERRNELATTYSKELCNIPDILTPIVAEGGKHVWHQYTIRVLGKGMRDTLKGYLAQRGIGSEIYYPLPQHRQPAFAHLPPQNLPITDMLSSEVLSLPVFPELKDSEQTLVLSAIRDGMSKGG from the coding sequence ATGTCGACTGAAAAGCAAACATCTAACTCTGTTCCCTTTTTTGATTTGACCAGACAATACGCCCGGATTGAATCTGAGATCCTTCCTGTCGTGACATCTGTTCTTTCCACCCAACAATTTATTTTGGGTGAGACTGTTCGACGATTTGAAGACCAGATGGCTTCCTGGTGGGGACTTCCTCATGCCGTTGGCGTTGCTTCAGGAACGGATGCCCTGATCTTGTCATTAAAGGCTGCCGGCTTGAAGCCTGGAGAAACAGTTCTGGTTCCGTCATTTACTTTTTATGCATCGGCCTCATCAATCGTCCTTTCAGGTGGAATACCACTTTTTACCGAGGTTGATCCCAGAACGTTCAATATGACAAGCAAACAGCTTTCAGAGATCCTGTCCATTCGCGGAGAACGTCGGGATGGATTCTGGTATGACCATATGACCGGGTCGAGGATCAGCGGGATCGTTGTGGTTCATCTTTATGGCCAGATGGCCGACATGTCCTCTATTTCCGCGTTTGCCAAAGAAGAGGGTCTATGGATCGTTGAGGATGCCTGTCAGGCAATTGGTGCCGAGCACTATGGGAAGCCTCCAGGTTGTTCTTCTGTTGCGGCGGCCTATTCCTTCTTTCCAACCAAAAATCTGGGGGGTGGGGGAGATGGGGGAATGATCGCAACTCTTAACGATAATATTGAGAGCCATTTGCGGTCACTTCGTGTTCACGGAAGTCTTCGCCGCTATTATCATGATGAGATTGGCTATAACTCTCGTCTTGACGCAATCCAGGCGGCCATTCTTGGGGTGAAACTTGCTCACCTTCATTCATGGAACGAGAGAAGAAATGAATTGGCTACGACATACAGCAAAGAGTTGTGCAATATTCCGGATATTCTGACTCCGATTGTGGCAGAAGGGGGCAAACATGTCTGGCATCAGTACACGATCAGGGTGCTCGGGAAAGGAATGCGCGATACGCTAAAGGGATATCTGGCACAAAGAGGGATCGGCTCAGAAATTTATTACCCGCTTCCACAGCATAGACAACCCGCATTCGCACACCTTCCACCGCAAAATCTTCCAATAACGGACATGTTGTCATCTGAAGTCCTGTCATTGCCCGTTTTCCCTGAATTAAAAGATTCCGAGCAAACTTTGGTTCTTTCAGCGATCAGGGATGGAATGTCCAAAGGAGGGTGA
- a CDS encoding 2-hydroxyacid dehydrogenase → MRVLVTSARPYEKTFLDCANQNRHQIQYLESALDQNTAPLAAGFPAVSCFVDDVLNATVLKTLAKGGTRLLALRSTGFNHVDLDSAQKLHITVMRVQDYSPYSVAEFSLGLMLMLNRHLHKAYNRVREENFLLDGLMGFDMHGKTVGIVGTGKIGFSVAKILNGMGCSLLGHDLWENPQCLALGMNYVDLDTLLSQSQITTLHLPLTPQTYHLINATTLQKMPDCAILINTSRGALIDTRALIEALKAKRLGGAGLDVYEEETGLYFKNFSDEIITDDLFSRLLTFPNVIVTGHQAFFTREAMETIAATTIQNLSDFEIGKTNINIVGPISPE, encoded by the coding sequence ATGAGAGTTCTCGTCACAAGCGCTCGTCCCTACGAAAAAACCTTTCTGGATTGTGCCAATCAAAATCGCCACCAGATTCAATATCTCGAAAGCGCTCTTGATCAGAATACGGCGCCATTGGCAGCCGGATTCCCGGCTGTTTCCTGCTTTGTTGATGATGTCCTCAATGCAACAGTTCTCAAAACTCTCGCAAAAGGTGGCACACGGCTGCTAGCCCTTCGAAGCACCGGATTCAACCATGTCGATCTTGATTCTGCCCAAAAACTCCATATAACCGTTATGAGAGTTCAGGACTATTCTCCTTATTCCGTAGCGGAGTTTTCCTTGGGCTTGATGCTGATGCTGAACAGGCACCTTCATAAAGCCTATAACAGGGTCCGGGAAGAAAATTTTCTCCTGGACGGACTGATGGGGTTCGATATGCATGGAAAAACTGTCGGAATCGTTGGAACAGGGAAAATTGGCTTTTCAGTCGCCAAGATCCTTAACGGGATGGGCTGTTCCCTTTTGGGTCATGATCTCTGGGAAAATCCCCAATGTCTAGCCCTTGGAATGAACTATGTCGACCTTGATACACTGCTTTCCCAATCACAGATCACAACCCTTCATCTCCCTCTTACCCCCCAGACATATCATCTGATTAATGCAACCACCCTTCAAAAAATGCCGGATTGTGCCATTCTCATCAATACCAGCAGAGGAGCATTAATCGATACGAGAGCTCTCATCGAAGCGCTTAAGGCCAAACGCCTTGGAGGAGCCGGACTTGACGTCTATGAGGAAGAAACGGGTTTATACTTCAAAAACTTCTCCGATGAAATCATTACGGATGACCTTTTCTCCCGCTTACTGACTTTTCCCAATGTTATTGTCACAGGTCATCAGGCTTTTTTTACAAGGGAAGCGATGGAAACGATCGCAGCAACAACCATTCAAAATCTTTCAGACTTTGAAATTGGCAAAACCAATATCAATATCGTGGGCCCAATTTCTCCTGAATGA
- a CDS encoding glutamate decarboxylase, with protein MLTRRHHAKKNEEFLTPTYGTRFFTNDLEAFRMSEKGTNPQSAYQIIHDELDLDGNPSLNLASFVTTWMEPEAQKLISENLQKNLVDQSEYPQTGQIQHRVIHMLASLFHAPEDQDVTGTSTIGSSEAILLGLLAHKKKWQFNRKKKGLSTEFPNLVVGGDVHVVWEKFCRYFDVELRIVPLSRNRFILDVNEALSMVDENTIAVGAVLGTTFTGQMDPIEALNESLEKRYREKGYFVPIHVDGASGGFLLPFLEPEFVWDFRLSHVRSINVSGHKFGLVYPGVGWLLFRDRSDLPDDLVFRVNYLGAEEETYTLNFSSNAAFVIAQYYNLLRLGKQGYRQILNNCLDNARFFAGKLEKSSFFVPIDPNPSLPIVAFSLRSPHGGREMEISAELKKFGWIVPAYTLPPKAETISVLRVVVREQVSRNMLEHLLEHLDISSRILKNPSLQTHESPPVC; from the coding sequence ATGCTGACAAGAAGACATCATGCCAAAAAAAACGAAGAGTTTTTGACTCCGACATATGGAACCCGGTTTTTTACGAATGATCTGGAGGCCTTTAGAATGTCCGAAAAAGGGACAAATCCTCAAAGCGCCTATCAGATTATTCATGATGAACTGGATCTTGATGGAAACCCTTCCCTGAATCTGGCTTCATTTGTAACGACATGGATGGAGCCGGAAGCGCAAAAACTGATTTCAGAAAATCTTCAGAAAAATCTTGTGGATCAGAGTGAGTATCCCCAGACCGGGCAAATTCAGCATCGGGTCATTCATATGCTGGCTTCCCTATTTCATGCCCCAGAAGATCAGGATGTAACCGGAACCTCCACAATCGGGTCATCGGAAGCGATTCTTCTGGGACTTCTCGCCCACAAAAAAAAATGGCAATTCAATCGGAAAAAGAAAGGGCTTTCTACTGAGTTTCCCAATTTGGTTGTGGGGGGGGATGTTCATGTTGTCTGGGAAAAGTTCTGCCGATATTTTGATGTGGAGCTTCGCATCGTTCCATTATCCCGGAATCGTTTTATTCTCGATGTGAATGAGGCCCTTTCCATGGTGGATGAAAATACTATTGCCGTCGGGGCTGTTCTGGGTACAACCTTTACTGGTCAAATGGACCCGATTGAGGCGTTGAATGAATCTCTCGAAAAGCGTTATCGAGAGAAAGGATATTTCGTTCCCATTCATGTCGATGGGGCAAGTGGTGGATTCTTGTTACCGTTTCTCGAACCGGAATTTGTATGGGACTTCAGGTTGAGTCATGTGAGATCGATCAATGTGTCCGGACACAAATTTGGTCTGGTCTATCCTGGAGTCGGCTGGCTATTGTTCCGGGATCGGTCGGATCTCCCGGATGATCTTGTTTTTCGGGTCAATTATCTTGGAGCGGAAGAAGAGACCTACACGCTGAATTTTTCATCAAATGCAGCGTTTGTCATTGCGCAATACTATAATTTACTCAGGTTGGGAAAGCAGGGATATCGCCAAATATTGAATAATTGTCTTGATAATGCCCGATTCTTTGCTGGCAAGCTTGAAAAGTCTTCCTTTTTTGTCCCGATTGACCCCAATCCTTCTTTGCCGATTGTTGCTTTTTCTCTTCGATCACCTCATGGAGGAAGAGAGATGGAGATTTCCGCTGAGCTCAAAAAGTTTGGCTGGATTGTTCCGGCTTATACTCTTCCACCAAAAGCAGAGACTATTTCTGTTCTCAGGGTTGTTGTTCGTGAGCAAGTCAGCAGAAATATGTTGGAGCACCTCCTTGAACACCTTGATATTTCTTCAAGAATCCTGAAGAATCCATCCCTGCAGACACACGAGTCCCCTCCTGTTTGCTAA
- a CDS encoding ion channel — MLKDLFSKWILKWKEFVGAFRLLFAKWSHGYLGKLHPQFWFPHGVLALILIFLGIRNVLPLLEQIRLLSEGIIRYGPVEDFSHLPAFFQHWMGSVRSFIGILQILMGVGLVFRSRFAWAAGLVLSSASFLILFRQNHGHLILPSIGDLVLFFGLVLFRRQFYRSNVATGTMFSLISIILLFSYAVFGSFLLGMGFNPPIKNLLTSFYYAVVTMSTVGYGDIVPVTDDARIFTVSIIILGISVFTASLSTVILPLMNERVQHLLMGERKGMVRKSHYILVGTSALAMNTYEELARRNFPVTFIVPKRRVDGDWEKIDQVEGDPIDPEVLKKAGIADALAILALLEDDGDNAFVVLAARETGSVAKTVVSVRNREKLARVRTVHPDLILSSDLIGGQLLAMALAGEDVDGNEIIRKIFQS; from the coding sequence ATGCTGAAGGATCTTTTTTCGAAATGGATTCTGAAGTGGAAAGAATTCGTGGGGGCATTTCGTCTGTTGTTTGCGAAGTGGTCCCATGGATATTTGGGGAAACTTCATCCGCAATTTTGGTTCCCCCATGGAGTTCTTGCCCTGATCCTGATCTTTTTGGGGATCAGGAATGTCTTGCCCCTTCTCGAGCAGATCAGGCTCTTGAGTGAAGGCATTATCCGTTATGGACCGGTAGAAGACTTTAGCCATCTTCCTGCATTTTTTCAGCATTGGATGGGAAGTGTCAGAAGCTTTATTGGTATCTTGCAGATATTGATGGGGGTTGGACTTGTATTTCGATCCCGTTTTGCTTGGGCTGCAGGGCTTGTTCTCTCATCCGCATCATTTTTGATCCTGTTCCGTCAAAATCACGGACATCTTATTTTACCGTCCATCGGAGATCTTGTTCTGTTTTTTGGGCTGGTTCTTTTTCGTCGCCAATTCTACCGGTCAAATGTTGCAACCGGAACGATGTTTTCTCTTATCAGTATCATTCTTCTCTTTTCGTATGCGGTATTTGGATCCTTTTTGCTGGGAATGGGGTTCAATCCGCCAATCAAAAATCTTTTGACTTCTTTTTATTATGCTGTTGTCACGATGTCCACTGTCGGGTACGGTGATATTGTTCCTGTTACAGATGATGCCCGAATTTTCACTGTTTCGATTATTATTTTGGGAATCAGTGTTTTTACAGCGTCATTATCCACGGTCATTCTTCCACTGATGAATGAGCGTGTCCAACATCTGTTGATGGGAGAAAGAAAAGGGATGGTTCGAAAAAGTCACTATATTCTGGTTGGAACCAGCGCTTTGGCGATGAATACCTACGAGGAACTTGCCCGTAGGAACTTTCCTGTCACTTTTATTGTTCCAAAGAGGAGAGTTGATGGTGATTGGGAGAAAATTGATCAGGTCGAAGGTGACCCAATAGATCCGGAAGTCTTGAAAAAGGCAGGAATTGCCGATGCTTTGGCAATCCTGGCGCTTCTTGAAGATGATGGTGATAATGCTTTTGTTGTGCTTGCAGCGAGAGAAACCGGTTCGGTTGCAAAGACGGTTGTTTCCGTTCGAAACAGGGAGAAGCTGGCAAGGGTCCGCACCGTTCATCCGGATTTGATTTTATCCTCGGATCTTATCGGAGGACAGCTTCTTGCAATGGCTCTTGCAGGAGAAGATGTCGATGGAAACGAAATCATCCGAAAAATCTTTCAGAGCTAA
- a CDS encoding efflux RND transporter permease subunit — translation MFLVRLALKRPYTIFVLCALITIMGVLAAQKMILDIFPAIDIPVVKVVWNYPGLSPTDMEERMVLISERAYSTTVNGISRIESESISGTGLIKIYFHQGESIAAAIAQISAVSETLLRIFPPGTMPPNIISYNAANVPIVQLEIQGKRYSEQQLYDYGLNFIRVYLFTIPGLSTPAPFGGKMRQVMVDINPQKLLGYGLSPNDIVNTLTRSNIIVPAGTARIGTKELNIEINGSPSKLAGLGNLPVKAMGSTVVRLKDVALVHDGFAPQENVVRVNGMRSTYLTVFKHVGASTLTVVSDVKRLIPHIESLLPTGIHLKPFFDQSVFVKQALVDVIMEGVIGTLLVSLMIYLFLGDLRSTVIILLSIPLSILTALFFLKISGESLNLMTLGGLALAIGMLVDDATVAIENIERNLALTEDPLLAVYDGANQVALPAFVGTLSILIVFFPVILLQGVSRFLFTPLALAVVFSMLASYFLSRTLVVTLSKIIHQKHSGQKNLTDPSGPSASGKTEPKRSGISKLFLHFFEKLKVRYQFMLGKVLLKPGMVIATCLVLAAGGVLLLTRVGFDFFPNVDAGLLALHMRAPDGTRIEVSEQYAAQVEKALHNIIPPSELKSVDVNIGLPVFYNLAFYETDSIGPMDADFLISLKKHHHSVFSYQKEIRSKLAKEFPDLSFWFKPADIISQVLDFGLSAPIDIQVEGRNLESSYQLAKKIRKIVRQIPGAADVSIPQVMHYPTIFIHTHRGNALEVGLTQNDVASNLLVSLASSALVAPNYWVNPLNGINYIVAVQTPIPEIDSVSDLKSIPIRGTTPLSNPVLNTQYLSNLADVKEGVSPGSISHYTVQRVVDVLVNTQGRDLGSLTIAIKHQIQKLALPPGTTIRYRGQSEAMLESFTHFGLGLILALLLVYLLLVLNFQSFLDPFIILVSIPMGLLGVAIALFLTHTTLNVESAMGAIMVIGVATANSILLVTFANDERGRGLSAGDSAQSAGATRLRPILMTATAMILGMLPMAFGSGSGGEQNAPLGRAVIGGLLIATISTLFLVPAVYKLLRHEIPNRFRYDEEFNRSIKTSAKED, via the coding sequence TTGTTTTTAGTCCGGCTGGCGCTGAAGCGTCCCTATACCATATTTGTCCTGTGCGCCCTGATCACCATCATGGGTGTCCTCGCCGCTCAGAAAATGATTCTCGATATCTTTCCTGCCATCGACATCCCCGTGGTCAAGGTCGTCTGGAATTATCCAGGGCTCTCCCCCACAGACATGGAAGAAAGGATGGTCCTCATATCTGAGAGGGCCTATTCGACCACCGTCAATGGGATCAGCCGTATAGAGTCGGAATCCATCTCCGGAACAGGGTTGATCAAGATCTACTTTCATCAGGGAGAAAGTATTGCAGCTGCAATTGCCCAAATCAGTGCTGTATCAGAAACACTTCTCAGAATCTTTCCCCCGGGAACGATGCCCCCCAACATCATCAGTTACAATGCGGCAAATGTTCCGATCGTTCAGCTCGAAATTCAGGGGAAGCGCTATTCGGAACAGCAGCTTTATGACTACGGACTGAACTTTATCAGAGTCTACCTGTTTACGATTCCAGGGCTCTCAACGCCTGCCCCCTTTGGTGGAAAAATGCGCCAGGTCATGGTGGATATCAATCCTCAAAAACTTCTTGGTTATGGTCTTTCTCCAAATGATATCGTCAATACACTGACTCGCTCGAACATCATTGTCCCGGCAGGCACCGCCAGAATCGGCACAAAAGAGCTGAACATAGAAATTAATGGAAGTCCTTCCAAATTGGCTGGACTGGGAAATCTGCCTGTAAAAGCCATGGGGTCAACCGTTGTAAGGCTCAAGGATGTAGCCCTCGTCCATGATGGATTTGCTCCCCAGGAAAATGTTGTCCGTGTCAACGGAATGAGGTCCACTTATCTCACGGTTTTCAAACATGTCGGAGCATCAACTCTAACAGTTGTTTCGGATGTCAAACGGCTGATTCCGCATATTGAATCCCTTCTTCCAACAGGGATTCACCTGAAGCCATTTTTTGACCAGTCTGTCTTTGTCAAACAGGCTCTCGTCGATGTCATCATGGAAGGAGTCATCGGAACACTTCTTGTTTCCCTGATGATTTATCTTTTTCTGGGAGACCTGAGATCCACGGTCATCATCCTTTTATCCATCCCATTATCCATATTAACGGCTTTATTCTTTTTAAAGATCTCGGGAGAGTCCCTGAATCTCATGACTCTCGGAGGGCTTGCCCTGGCCATCGGAATGTTGGTCGATGACGCAACAGTTGCCATTGAAAACATTGAAAGAAATCTTGCCCTTACAGAAGATCCCCTTCTTGCGGTCTATGATGGAGCCAATCAGGTCGCACTGCCGGCATTTGTGGGAACCCTTTCAATCCTGATTGTTTTTTTTCCGGTCATTCTCCTGCAGGGCGTCTCCCGCTTTCTTTTTACACCTCTAGCGCTTGCAGTCGTATTTTCCATGTTGGCAAGCTACTTTCTCTCCAGAACCCTGGTTGTCACCCTTTCAAAAATCATCCATCAAAAGCATTCCGGGCAAAAGAACCTCACCGATCCTTCCGGACCATCGGCCAGCGGGAAAACCGAACCCAAACGATCAGGAATCTCCAAATTATTTTTACATTTTTTTGAAAAACTGAAGGTACGCTATCAATTCATGCTGGGAAAGGTTTTGCTGAAGCCGGGAATGGTGATTGCCACCTGTCTTGTACTGGCAGCTGGGGGAGTTCTCCTCCTAACAAGAGTCGGTTTTGACTTCTTCCCGAATGTTGATGCCGGTCTTCTGGCTCTTCACATGCGGGCACCAGACGGGACCAGAATAGAAGTTTCCGAACAATATGCGGCCCAAGTCGAAAAAGCACTTCATAACATCATTCCACCATCGGAGCTCAAGTCCGTTGATGTGAATATTGGACTCCCTGTTTTCTACAATCTTGCCTTTTATGAAACAGACAGTATCGGACCAATGGACGCCGACTTTCTGATCTCACTCAAAAAACACCATCACTCAGTCTTCTCCTATCAGAAAGAGATCCGGAGCAAACTGGCAAAGGAATTTCCGGATCTCTCTTTCTGGTTCAAGCCAGCGGACATCATCAGTCAGGTTCTGGATTTTGGACTATCCGCTCCTATTGATATTCAGGTTGAGGGTCGCAATCTGGAGTCATCCTATCAGCTTGCAAAAAAAATCCGGAAAATTGTCAGACAAATCCCCGGGGCGGCAGACGTCTCAATTCCTCAGGTCATGCATTATCCAACCATATTCATCCATACCCACAGAGGCAATGCGCTGGAGGTTGGGCTGACCCAAAATGATGTAGCATCGAACCTTTTGGTCTCACTGGCATCAAGTGCCCTCGTTGCACCAAACTACTGGGTCAATCCGTTAAATGGAATCAACTATATTGTAGCCGTTCAAACGCCAATTCCAGAAATTGATTCCGTCTCAGATCTGAAATCCATTCCCATCAGGGGGACGACACCTTTATCCAACCCTGTCTTAAACACCCAATATCTCTCCAATCTCGCAGACGTCAAAGAAGGAGTCTCGCCAGGATCCATCTCCCATTACACCGTTCAAAGGGTTGTTGACGTTTTGGTCAATACTCAGGGTCGTGATTTGGGATCACTCACCATCGCAATCAAACACCAGATCCAAAAGCTTGCACTTCCACCAGGCACCACCATTCGGTATCGAGGACAAAGTGAGGCAATGCTTGAATCCTTCACTCATTTTGGCCTTGGTCTCATTCTGGCACTTCTGCTGGTCTACCTGCTTCTGGTGCTCAATTTCCAGTCTTTTCTGGATCCCTTCATCATTCTTGTTTCGATACCGATGGGACTTCTGGGCGTTGCAATAGCCCTTTTCCTGACACATACCACACTGAATGTCGAATCGGCCATGGGCGCCATCATGGTCATTGGCGTTGCAACAGCCAATAGCATTTTGCTTGTTACTTTTGCGAATGACGAGCGCGGACGGGGACTCTCCGCTGGAGACTCAGCTCAAAGCGCTGGCGCAACAAGACTTCGTCCTATTCTCATGACGGCAACGGCAATGATTCTGGGCATGTTGCCCATGGCGTTCGGAAGTGGAAGCGGAGGGGAACAGAATGCTCCCTTAGGAAGAGCTGTAATCGGTGGACTTTTGATCGCAACAATTTCGACATTGTTTTTGGTCCCGGCCGTCTACAAGCTTTTAAGACACGAGATTCCCAACAGGTTCCGTTATGATGAAGAATTCAACCGATCGATCAAAACCTCTGCAAAAGAGGATTAA
- a CDS encoding DUF3105 domain-containing protein has product MPSSQKSTSFSTRWPLILVLLIVGTFLVYIVQHKKATQMSESIPSQPAPAASSQPSPAASTTDPDLGVFYPSQGHDHWEMSQLRGFHYNSSPPTSGPHREEFIASYFPDSPMPDYIQVHLLEHGNILIQYNCNCPDTVTKLESLARSFDTYAPSIGLEEGKGVVVAKNPTLPSRITVTAWTRLLSLNKVDENKIKKFIAKWLANGQNSRQ; this is encoded by the coding sequence ATGCCTAGCAGTCAAAAATCAACCTCATTTTCAACTCGTTGGCCATTAATCTTAGTTCTCTTGATTGTCGGAACTTTTCTCGTCTATATCGTGCAACATAAAAAAGCCACCCAGATGAGTGAATCGATCCCCTCACAGCCAGCTCCCGCTGCATCCTCCCAACCATCCCCTGCTGCTAGCACAACAGATCCGGATCTCGGAGTCTTTTACCCATCCCAGGGTCATGACCACTGGGAAATGTCGCAGCTTAGAGGATTTCATTACAATAGTTCGCCACCGACATCAGGGCCACATCGTGAGGAGTTTATTGCCTCCTACTTCCCGGATTCCCCGATGCCGGACTACATACAGGTACATCTGCTGGAACACGGGAACATCTTGATCCAGTATAATTGCAACTGTCCGGATACCGTCACAAAACTTGAATCGCTTGCCCGCTCCTTCGACACTTATGCACCATCTATCGGTCTGGAGGAAGGAAAAGGCGTTGTTGTGGCCAAGAATCCAACACTGCCATCGCGTATTACTGTCACCGCCTGGACAAGACTTCTTTCACTCAATAAGGTTGACGAAAACAAAATCAAAAAGTTTATCGCAAAATGGCTTGCCAATGGTCAGAACAGCCGCCAATAA